The bacterium DNA segment CCCGATGCTGGGATGGCTACCGGGGCGAAGAAAAGAACGCCGTAGTTCAGTATGATCGGGCAGCCCGCCGTTGCGGAGAGGTGCCCATGAGCCAACCCAGCGAGCGCGACGTCCTCGAAGCGTTGCGTCCGATCGAAGACCCCGATTTCAAGCGTTCGATCGTCGACCTCGGGTTCATCAAGAACCTGCAGATCGATTCCGGCAAGGTCGCTTTCGCGATCGAACTGACAACACCTGCCTGCCCGGTAAAAGACATGTTCCGTCAGGCGGCCGAGCAGGCGGTCGCGGCGCTTCCCGGGGTGGATGAGGTCGAGGTGACGATGACCGCGCAGACTCGCGGATCGGCACACGAGAATCGACCCGAAGGGCTCGAGCAGGTCAAGAACGTGATCGCGGTAGCCAGTGGCAAGGGAGGCGTCGGCAAGTCGACGGTGGCGGTGAATCTGGCGCTCTCATTGGCCGGAACCGGCGCGAAAGTGGGCTTGCTGGATTGCGATATCTTTGGTCCCTCGATACCGCTAATGCTCAACATCTCGGGCTATCCGCGAGTCACCGAAGACAAGAAGATCTTTCCGCTGCAAAGCTACGGACTCAAGCTGATGTCGATCGGATTTCTCGCCGGGGATGACGCACCCGTAATCTGGCGAGGCCCAATGGTTCACGGAGTCATCCGTCAGTTCCTCGGCGACGTGGCTTGGGGAAACCTCGACTACCTCGTACTGGACCTTCCACCAGGCACGGGTGATGCGGCTCTCACACTCGTGCAGACCGCACCTCTTTCCGGCGCCGTGATCGTGACGACGCCACAAGAGGTCTCGCTGATCGACGCGCGCAAGGGACTGAAGATGTTCCAGCAGGTGAACGTACCGGTGCTCGGGATCGTCGAGAACATGAGTTACTTCGTATGCGACGGTTGCGAAAAGCAGCACATGCTCTTCGGTGAAGGAGGCGCAGATCGCGCCGCAAAGGAACTGGGTGTCGAAGTACTGGCACGCGTACCCATGCAGCCCGACGTCGTGACCGCTGGTGACACGGGAAAACCGACCTGGATTTCGGCTCCCGATAGCGTTGCGGGACAGGCTTTCGGCGAGTTGTCCGGAATCGTTGCGCGCAAACTCGCTCTGCTCAACGCCGAAGCACCTCCGGTCGTCGGCGCAAACGTCGAATGGGTCAATACTCCCCGATGAATGTCGTACGCTGGGACGAGAGCGCCCATGTTTTCGCAGCGGAAAAGATGCAGAAAGTCGGCCTGTTTCAGGGCGATGGTTTCTTCATGGACCTGTACTGCCTGGAACCGGGGCAGATGCAGAAACCGCACGCCCACGACGATGCGAACAAGATCTATCTGGTGGTCGAAGGCTGCGGGCGCTTTCGAGTGGGCGACGAAGAGCG contains these protein-coding regions:
- a CDS encoding Mrp/NBP35 family ATP-binding protein, whose product is MSQPSERDVLEALRPIEDPDFKRSIVDLGFIKNLQIDSGKVAFAIELTTPACPVKDMFRQAAEQAVAALPGVDEVEVTMTAQTRGSAHENRPEGLEQVKNVIAVASGKGGVGKSTVAVNLALSLAGTGAKVGLLDCDIFGPSIPLMLNISGYPRVTEDKKIFPLQSYGLKLMSIGFLAGDDAPVIWRGPMVHGVIRQFLGDVAWGNLDYLVLDLPPGTGDAALTLVQTAPLSGAVIVTTPQEVSLIDARKGLKMFQQVNVPVLGIVENMSYFVCDGCEKQHMLFGEGGADRAAKELGVEVLARVPMQPDVVTAGDTGKPTWISAPDSVAGQAFGELSGIVARKLALLNAEAPPVVGANVEWVNTPR
- a CDS encoding cupin domain-containing protein; protein product: MNVVRWDESAHVFAAEKMQKVGLFQGDGFFMDLYCLEPGQMQKPHAHDDANKIYLVVEGCGRFRVGDEERTLKAGEAVLSSPGEVHGIENDSGARLVVLTAMMEDQKLP